The Mycolicibacterium fluoranthenivorans genome segment GAGCGAGCGCCGCCAGCCGGCCTTGTACTTCTGCCTGGCCCCGTCGACCAGACGTTCCCGCACCGGTCCGCGCACCAGGTTCGCCGGCAGCGCATCCAGGGCACGCTCGTACTTCTCAGCCAGCACCTCGGCATCGCGGGCCACGCCCAGCACCGCCGCCAGCTCCTTGAGTTCGTCGAGGATCCACGCGTTGTCGGTGCCCGCCTCCTCGGCCAGCAGGCTGCGGATCTTGCGGGTGGTCACCCTCATCTGGTGCACCGAATCCCACACGTCGGCGCGCACCGCGCGGTCCCACTCCAGCAGGGCTTCGACGTTCTCGGCCACGGCGCGGTGCACCGGGTCCAGCGGGGCCGGCGCCTTCTCCGGCGCTCCCACGTCGAGCACCCGGGCCAGTTTCGAGCCGTGTCCGGCCGGGGCGGCGCCGGCGTCGAGCAGTCGGTTGGCCAAGCGCTCCAGCACCTCGGTCGCAGCGTCGCCGACCAGTTCCAGCTCCCACTCCCGCCACGCCTGCGGCTCGCTGTCCGGGCGCAGCGCCGTGGCCGTCACGCTGTCGTCGCAGAACTCCGCGACCGGCGTCCCGTCGACGCCGAACAGCAGCGACACCGAGCGCTGCGTGGAGATGCGGGCCACCGCCGCCAGCGGCCGGTCCCGCACGATCGCCGCCACCACATCGCGGATCTCCTCGGGTACGGAGTCCTCCAGCGGGGCCCGCACCTCGGTGCGGGTGTCCTGGCCGGCTGGCAGCTTGACATGCCAGCCGGCATCGGTGCCGCCGGTGCGGCGGCGCAGCGTGATCTTGTGCGCGGCGAGGTCGTAGTCCGCGGTGTCGTAGTAGACCGCTTCCAGTGTCTGGGTCGGTGAATGCTGCACCCGTGTCACGGCGGCCAGCCCTTCGAATGAGGGTGACACGGTGGTCTCGAGCACGTCGAACTTGCGCTCCACCTCGGTGTAGCGGGACGTCTTGGGCTTGGCAGCAGGCATTTTCACCTTCGGTCTGGCTGGAAGTCGTGAACAGGGTGCCACATCGAGGTGAACAAACGTCTCAGCCCGCCCGGCGGAACTCTCCGGCGGCGTCCCAGGCCCGGCGTTCGGCGCCGAACGCCGTTGCCTGCTGGGCGCGGAACTCGGCGATCGAGTCGGCGTGCGCGGCCAGGAAGTCGCGGTAGCCGCCCAGGTCGAACTGCCCGTCGGCGATCTGCACCTGCCCGCGACCGGCCGCCATATCGGCGCGCAGGTCCAGCAACTCGTCCGCACTCACCGGGTAGAAGCTGATCCGGTCGAAGTAGCGGAGCAGCCACGGGGTGCCCGGCTCGAAGGATGCCGAGTCGGCCGGATGCCGGTGGTTCCACACCTGGGTGGTACGCCCGACGAACTGGTAGCCACCCGGACCCTCCATACCGTAGATGCACATGTACGCCCCGCCGATCCCGACGGCGTTCTCCGGGGTCCAGGTCCGCGCCGGGTTGTACTTCGTGGTCACCAACCGGTGGCGGGGATCCAGGGGAGTGGCCACCGGCGCGCCCAGATACACGTCGCCCAGGCCGAGCACCAGATAGTCGGCGTCGAACACGGTGTCGTAGACCTGCTGCACATCGGCCAGGCCGTTCACCCGCCGGATGAACTCGATATTCCACGGGCACCACGGCGCGTCGGCGCGCACGCCGTGCATGTAGCGCTCGATGGCCTCGCGGGTGGCCGGGTCGTCCCAGGACAGCGGCAGCCGCACGGTCCGGCTGGGCACGACGAGTTCGGTTGCCGCGGGCAGGCTTTCGTCGGCCCGGGCGATCAGATCCAGCACCTCGGCCATCGGCAGCGCGGCCGGGTCGAACTGCACCTGCAGTGAGCGCACACCCGGCGTGAGCTCGGTGATCCCGGCGATCTGCCGGGAGAGCAGGTGCTCGTAGAGCACGTGCACCCGGGCCCGCAGGGCGAGGTCGAGCACCATATCGCCGTATTCGACCAGGACCCCGCCGTCGCCGGCGCGGCGCATGGTGACCTTGGTGCCGTCGGCGGCGGTGAACCGGCTCAGCAGGCCGTCATCACCGTCACCGCCGGTGGACAGCACAGCCGGCAGCGACGCCCGCCGGTCCGAGTCGATGGTGCGCAGCGACGGCGCCCGGTCGGCCCGCACCGGCACGAAGCGCACGGTGTCACCGGGCGCCAGCTGACCCAGCTTCCACCGGTCGCCGCCGACCACGGTGACCGGGCAGACGAATCCGCCCAGGCTCGGACCGTCGGGCCCGAGCAGGATCGGTGTGTCACCGGTGAAGTCGAGTGCGCCGACGCAGTAGGCGTTGTCGTGGATGTTGGACGGATGCAGACCCGCCTCACCGCCGTCCATGCGCGCCCAGTGCGGTTTGGGGCCCTCCAGCCGGACGCCGGTGCGGTCGGAGTTGAAATGCACCGTGTAGTCGGTGCCCACCACGGTGTCGATGTCCTCGCGGGTGAAGAACTCCGGTGCGCCGTGCGGGCCCTCGGTGACCGCGATCTCCCAGCGCTGCCCGATGCTGGGCTGCTCCTCGATGGCGGCTCTGGCATCGCGGTCGGGCCAGTCCTGGTGCGGGCCGGGATCGACTCCGGTGGCCAGGGTGTCGCCCTCGCGCAGTGGCCGGCCGTCATGCCCGCCGAACGTCCCCAAGGTGAATGTGGCTGTGCTGCCCAGATACTCGGGCTCGACCAGACCCCCGGCAATCAGCACATAACAACGCATCCCGGGGCCGGAGAGCATGCCGACATCGAGCAGTCCGCCGGCGGGCACCGTGACCGACTGCCATTGCGGCACGGGCGCGCCGTCGAGCGTGACCGGCACCGGTGCGCCCGTCACGCAGACGCGGCCACCCGCGGGGAAACGCAGGGCCGGTCCGCCGCGCGTGCACTCCAGGCCCGGCAGCCCCTCGTCGTTGCCGAGCACCCGGTTGCCGATCCGGAAGGACAGATCGTCCATCGGGCCCGACGGCGGAACGCCGATGTGCCAGTAGCCGACTCGCCCCGGCCAATCCTGCACCGTGGTCAGCATGCCCGGCCGCAGCACCTCGATCGTCACGAGATCACCATCTGCACAGGCGTCGGGTTGAACCCGTTGCACGGGTTGTTGATCTGCGGGCAGTTGGACACCAGGACCAAGGTGTCGATCTCGGCACGCAGGGTCAGCGTCTTGCCGGGTGCCGACAGCCCGTCGACGATGCCGAGGGTGCCGTCGTCGTCCACCGGGACATTCATGTAGAAGTTCACGTTGGAGACGATGTCGCGCTTGCCCATTCCCCATCTGGTGGCCTCGGCCAGGAAGTTCTCCGCGCACGCGTGCTGGTGCACGGTGTGATGGCCGTAGCGCAGGGTGTTGGATTCCTTCGAGCACGCGCCGGCGATGGTGTCGTGGTTGCCGACCTCGTCGTCGACGAGGGTCATCAGCGCGGTGCCGTCGGAGGCGCGTAACACCGAACCGGTGGACAGGAAGATATTGCGTTGCGCGGCAACGGTGGTCTGCGCGTTGTAGCGCAGTGCCGGGTCGGGCCGGCCGGCGGTCACCCCGTAGAACAGCGTGTCCACGGCCTGGTTGCCGAACAGGTCGATGATCTGCAACGTCTTGCCGGCGGGCACGATGGCCGACCACGGTGCGCAGGCGGCAACGTCGAAAGTGGTCATGGTGATACGGTCCTCGTCTCGGTTAGAAGGCACTGTTCTGTGCAGCGGCCCAGGCGCTTTCGGTGTTGAACAGGGCGCGCAGATATTCGGGGTCGTCGTTGACCGGGCGGGTCAGTTCGTCGTCGGCCCGCCACGCCAGCACATCGAGGTCGGTGGTCGCGGGTTCGGGGTCCAGCGGGTGCGCGGTGTTGACCAGCACCACCACGACGGGCAGATGGATCAGCAGGTCGACGGATCCACCGGGCCCGGCGCTGCCGGTGAAGACGAGTCCGCCGTCGGCTTGCACCCGAGCACCTTTGAAGAACGACACCGAGGGCGCCACATCGCGGATGTCCAGGCCGTGCTTGTGCACGCCGAGCAGCATCTGGGCCTGCCCGGCCGGGGGCAGCCCGCACAGGGTGTCGTGGTGGCCCGAGGTATCGGCGACGACGGTGGCCAGCACCCGGCCCTGATCGGAGAGCAGGGGATGGCCGGCCCCGAGGTAGGCCTGCCACGGCACCTTCACCGTGTCGGCGACGTTGAGCCGCTCCCACGGGGCGTCGGCGCGGAACAGCAACAGGTGCGCGCACGCGCCGCCGACCGGATCGGCCAGTCGCAGCCGGGTGCCCCGGCCCAACACCTTGGTGGCATAGGACCCGGCCGGGACGGCTTCAGCCCAGCGCAGTTCGGTCACGCCCGCGGGTGTCGGCGGCACTCGCAGCTGCGCCGCCGCGGCCTGGGCGCGGGCGTGTGACCGTGCCCCTTCGGTCGAGTTCGTGTCTGCCATGTTCGGCCTCCTTAACTGTCACTTGAAAGTTTTGATGGCGGGCATTCCGTGCTGGTGACGGGTCTGTTACGTCCGCATGTACAAGCTTCGGAGTTATTTCTATCAAATGACAGGAAATATGGCACCTCGAGCGGCGGATGCCACAATGGCCCCATGAGCAGCGAGGGTCGTGGACGTCCGAGGCTCGAGAAACCGCGTCGCCCGGGACGCACCCCGCGCGACGAGATTCTCGATGCCGCCGCGGAACTGTTCACCGAACACGGCTACGCCAACACCTCGACGCGGCGGATCGCCGATGCCGTCGGGATGCGCCAGGCCTCGCTGTATCACCACTTC includes the following:
- a CDS encoding CYTH and CHAD domain-containing protein; the protein is MPAAKPKTSRYTEVERKFDVLETTVSPSFEGLAAVTRVQHSPTQTLEAVYYDTADYDLAAHKITLRRRTGGTDAGWHVKLPAGQDTRTEVRAPLEDSVPEEIRDVVAAIVRDRPLAAVARISTQRSVSLLFGVDGTPVAEFCDDSVTATALRPDSEPQAWREWELELVGDAATEVLERLANRLLDAGAAPAGHGSKLARVLDVGAPEKAPAPLDPVHRAVAENVEALLEWDRAVRADVWDSVHQMRVTTRKIRSLLAEEAGTDNAWILDELKELAAVLGVARDAEVLAEKYERALDALPANLVRGPVRERLVDGARQKYKAGWRRSLAAMRSERYFRLLDALEAVVASPSTTAEGEPAQVTVEGAYRKVAKAAKAAKVEGTDEALHRIRKRAKQLRYTAAAHGETAVATGAKTIQTLLGDHQDSVVSRHHLLTQTDAAHAAGEDTFTYGLLYQIEAEIALHAEDEIGAALKSLRKAVGR
- a CDS encoding 5-oxoprolinase/urea amidolyase family protein, which encodes MLTTVQDWPGRVGYWHIGVPPSGPMDDLSFRIGNRVLGNDEGLPGLECTRGGPALRFPAGGRVCVTGAPVPVTLDGAPVPQWQSVTVPAGGLLDVGMLSGPGMRCYVLIAGGLVEPEYLGSTATFTLGTFGGHDGRPLREGDTLATGVDPGPHQDWPDRDARAAIEEQPSIGQRWEIAVTEGPHGAPEFFTREDIDTVVGTDYTVHFNSDRTGVRLEGPKPHWARMDGGEAGLHPSNIHDNAYCVGALDFTGDTPILLGPDGPSLGGFVCPVTVVGGDRWKLGQLAPGDTVRFVPVRADRAPSLRTIDSDRRASLPAVLSTGGDGDDGLLSRFTAADGTKVTMRRAGDGGVLVEYGDMVLDLALRARVHVLYEHLLSRQIAGITELTPGVRSLQVQFDPAALPMAEVLDLIARADESLPAATELVVPSRTVRLPLSWDDPATREAIERYMHGVRADAPWCPWNIEFIRRVNGLADVQQVYDTVFDADYLVLGLGDVYLGAPVATPLDPRHRLVTTKYNPARTWTPENAVGIGGAYMCIYGMEGPGGYQFVGRTTQVWNHRHPADSASFEPGTPWLLRYFDRISFYPVSADELLDLRADMAAGRGQVQIADGQFDLGGYRDFLAAHADSIAEFRAQQATAFGAERRAWDAAGEFRRAG
- a CDS encoding urea amidolyase associated protein UAAP2 encodes the protein MTTFDVAACAPWSAIVPAGKTLQIIDLFGNQAVDTLFYGVTAGRPDPALRYNAQTTVAAQRNIFLSTGSVLRASDGTALMTLVDDEVGNHDTIAGACSKESNTLRYGHHTVHQHACAENFLAEATRWGMGKRDIVSNVNFYMNVPVDDDGTLGIVDGLSAPGKTLTLRAEIDTLVLVSNCPQINNPCNGFNPTPVQMVIS
- a CDS encoding DUF1989 domain-containing protein, with amino-acid sequence MADTNSTEGARSHARAQAAAAQLRVPPTPAGVTELRWAEAVPAGSYATKVLGRGTRLRLADPVGGACAHLLLFRADAPWERLNVADTVKVPWQAYLGAGHPLLSDQGRVLATVVADTSGHHDTLCGLPPAGQAQMLLGVHKHGLDIRDVAPSVSFFKGARVQADGGLVFTGSAGPGGSVDLLIHLPVVVVLVNTAHPLDPEPATTDLDVLAWRADDELTRPVNDDPEYLRALFNTESAWAAAQNSAF